The DNA region TTTTTATCAAATTAGCTTTGAGAAATTTATGTGGATATGTATGTTCAGATTTAAGAAGTGGAAAAAAATTCTCAACACACCGGCTCATCCATAATAAGCAACTTTGGTTCACCAATTAGGGCCATAGCAACACTAAGACGGCGTCTCATTCCCCCACTATAGCTACCAGCTCTGACTTTAGCTGATTCAGTAAGTTTCACTTCTCCTAATAATTTCTCAATATCCTGTTAAAAGGCAAAATGCTTGGTTTAGTTTTTCAGATAGAAGCAAGATAGTGATTTGGTATTGTTCAGTCTTACCCCATGAACTTAACATATCAGGAACCAAATAAGATTTGATAAAACTAAGAGATGAGTTTGGGTTTGGAGAGTCCGTACCGATTCAATCGAAGCAGGATTCAGACCTTTGATGTTGGCAAACAAGTAAAGGTGCTCTAGACCTGATAGTGCGTCCCACAGAACATCAAACTGTAGTATCAGCATAAGGAGAGTTAGTTTCCTTTTACAACATAACACAGTAAAAGTATTCTTGTCAGGCTAGAAATAGCTAGTCTTTTTAAGAATCTAATCATAGAATTTTCACTTTATTTAAGCTCACATTGAATAGTTACAACACTTTGTAACCACTGAAGCTTATTATTCGTTGGAGCCTATGGTAGCAAATCTTTACTTTCAAAACTTTTAATTCAGATTCAAACAAATAGAAAACAGTTTGTAATGTCCAAAAGTAGATTGGTGATTAACGACgcaaaaaataataccaagtgAGCCTCCATTTTATCAAGTAGTCCAAAGTATAACTATATAACTCAAAGATGGCATGAGAAGTTTAAGGGGCAGAACCTGAGGACAGATTCCTATCATCCTCCGGATGGTCGACATCCCAGTAGAGTTTCGTATAGAATTCCCATAAATTAAAGCTGTGAACATAAATTTGAGAACAGGTTTACGGTCATAATTCGAAATAGAGGCCAGTAAACTTAATAATGCCAAGAGAAAATCTCCTCACCATCTCCACTAGTGACTGGTGTAATCCCAGTTAAACAATTGATAGCAGTCGTTTTCCCAGCTCCATTAGGTCCAAGAAGGCAAAAAAGCTGATCCTTAGGGAAGTTCATCCATATGCCCTGCAGGTAGGATATCCCCAATCTGATTCGGCATGCATTTTTCCAGACAAAAAAACTAAGAACTAAACAAACTTTATCTATATACTAgtgaagcttaatcacatttaTAAACTAATTCATCCAATCAACAGAAAATTATCATAGAACCAAATTATTTTGTTCAGGGAAACTAGTGACGTGTCTGAAATTTGGTAGTGATGTGCAGTACACATTCTATGCCCCAGTATGAATTAAACCATGACTATGAAGCTCCGTTTCTTGGCTAAAATTCAGTAACAAAGCAACTGCAGTAGAATTTGTAAGCAATCCTCTCCAGCAAGGCTATTAAAATACTCTAACAGGCACATCTCATGTGATTAACTTTACCTTGAGGGCATGGTATGGAGAGGTTCTCTTGCACCTGCAGCAACCAATACTTCTTTCTCCAGCATAAGTTTTCACAAGACCGCGTATTTGAACTGCAATGCTTGAGTCGACATTGGCACCTGCAGCTTGCTGTCTCACTATGGTTTCCTCTTCTTGTACATCCTCATCATCCGGATGAATGTTTTCCAGATGTGGAATTGAGCTCACACAACTGCAAACGCTTCCCTCTGAAATTGAAATAGGCATGTCAGAAACCTTAGCAACCAAGTAAAAACACACGTTAATTCGTTAACCAACAGAAGAAACATATACAGAGTACCTTCGGATTTGTTTCCACCTTTCCCAGTCCAGTACCCTGGAACTAGAAAGTAAAATGCAGATTTTCTTGCACCAGATGCATTTGGAAATATATTGTCCAAGTAGATAGCCAGAATGAACCACAAACAAGAAGTTGACACAAGCCATATGTAAATACCATTCTGATAATAGACAGAAATTTAAGGAAGTAAGTCAGCGAATGGCTCATATTCCAGAGTGTACAGAGTTGATAGAGTCTGAAGGTTTGACATACGATCGTTATGACACATTCTTCATCACCAGGTGTACATCTCAACCTCCCTTTCCAGCTGACACCGGGATCTTGAGGAGTTTCAGAAGCATGTGAAAGCAAATTCAAACCTGCTGCAAAAAGATTTGGTGGGAAGAATGACCACACAGTTTGGTAGATCTTTGAGAAGTCCCGACTATAAGGAAATCCAAACGTTGTGACAAGCTGAAAAATAATCCAAATCTCTGTTATCAGGGTAATCACAACGCCTTCAGTAATTTTCAAGTGAACTTCTGACCAAGTTACAAACCTGAGTCAAGAGGCCAATGATAAAGACGAAGTAGCCCACAGTTGTGGATGAAGATGACTTGCCAATAAAGGCAGACAGCATAAAGGCGAAACCAACCTGAGaaataaaacaacaaattatTCTATCACTCAGAATCTCCTTGTGCATTTTTCACAAGTCAAGACTTGGAAACAGATGTGAACTGAGGAAGTTTCGTGTTGGGATGATCAAACCTACCATACTCAATTGGAAAAGGTAAAACAAGAGGAAGACAACTGCGAAACTGTTGTTcaaaaagaaatcaaatccGAACATCATCCCAAAAAGTACTGTTAGAAGGGATGAAATAAGGGTTAGTATTCCCTCCCATGTGAACCATGATAACCAATATGCGGTATCATAAAGACCCATCATCGTCATAGTCTGTTATGAAAAGAACACAAAAGAACATGGATTAGTACCGAGAATTGCCAAGCTCATAATACAATTGCTCTTTTTAGCTGAAACGAATACCTGGCGAAGTTTGAGCTCCTTTTCCATTATCAAAGCACTAATTTGGAAGACAAAGGAAAACATGGAAATGGCCAGGAAAAAGGTCGGCCCTGCCCTCAGCATAGCAGAAGTTATTTCAAGTGTGGGGTGAGCGAATTCCTTTATACTTACAACCCAACTAAAGCTGGCATCTGAAATGTATGTAGTCAGATAATGAAGATACACTTCAGGTGAAGGTCAGATTAGAAACAAGTGTACATATTCGATGTAATGAGATGAATGAATGTAGTAGATGTCATACCTCCCACTAGAGATCTTGCAATTTCTCGCTCTGCAGCAAtttgcagaggaatttgaaatttgaacgtTGGATCTTCAAAATTCCCTCGCTTAGCAAGTGGAGTAGAATTAGTCTGTATCCCGTAGCTAATCACAGTAGCATTTCTGTCTCTGAAATGTAGAGCACCAGCGCTCTGCATCGGATTACTGGCTAGCCAATCGTCTGTTTCATCTGGTGTTCTGAAGTCTCTAACCTGCTCGAGCATGATATATAGTCCTTTACTTCTCATTGCAGCATCACACTCTTCAAGTGTGAAAAACTCTAAAATTACAAActtaatattactactattatgcAGCATAATTCAAATATCAGAACTGGTATCATAGTATCTCATCATTAACCATATGGACTGATAGAGTTTGGATTGAGATACGTAACTAACAAAAGTGAAATTGAATtagaaaaaacacaaacaattCATCCTACTCTGGATTCTATGATATCACAAATCCACAAGACTGCACAATAAGCAATACTCAAAATGAATTTCTATAAAACCTAAATAGCGTAATCAAACAGTGAAACCAATCAAAATGATCAAACTAATTCAAAACGACATACTAATCGGATGAATTGAGAAACCTAAACATAAATTAGCCAAACATTAAAACacaaaagcaaaaaaaagaGCTCAAAATAGACCTTGTTTTCAGGAATAGGCCTGCCTGGGTTATTCGCCCTAATCCTCCGCACAATTTCTCGAATCCTCGCACTGTCATTCCCACTCCACACAAAGTCAAAGCACGGCAGCCTAGAGTAGTACTTGTCTTCGCACGGAGGAATAGGTGGCGCCACCAGTGCCTCAGGATCGGCATTGTTTCTgaacgaggaggaggaggcgtaACGCGCCTCAATGGCTTCCTGGATGAAGAAAAGGAGAGCGATGAAGAAAAGCGATGAGAAGAGCTGGAGGAAAGTGGAGCGCTTGTTCCGCCATGAGAGCAGGAGGTTTTTGAAGAGCAGAGCTTTGTATTGCTGCCACAGCAGTCGAGATCCTCTCTGTAGCTCCATCTATGGAGGTTTTTCTGGTTTTGCAGTGGTTGATTTTGGACTTAAAACTTTATATGCTGACATATGAAAATCATGATACAGATAAAAGGCGCGGCGAATATTGCTGTATTGACTGTTTTACCCCTGGATTTTATATGCTGAATTGCTGATTGATGAAACAAACGGACAGGCGAAATGGCGCAGGGAATATGGTACATTACTGTTTTACCCCTGGATTAATAAGCTAACAAGAGAATGCCTATATATTGAGCTTTGTATTATAAATTACATCTACAAAAGTATGTCTATCTTGAACTTTGACCTCTGTAAATATATTTTGCAATGACTAACTTACAATTTTAGTGCCTTGAGCTCTGCATAGATTTTTTGGCTTATTAAAAAAGTTTGGACTTATTTGAAATTACAcatgttttaataaaaaattgttaaaataaaTGAGGTAGAAGAAAAAAGTGTATCAAGTAGAAAATGCATCCTACCttataaaaagaaagaaatttcataaaataaaatgtttctataattttagaaaatagaaaaaataaaaagatttccatttttagaaaacgGATGAGTGTATTCATTGATCGTAAATCATTTTTGTAAACTAAAGTTTTGTCTCTCTCTCAACTTCATGTTTGTAGTTATGTTCTTCATCATCCTTTCTTAAGTTGTGATCATTTTTCTGCACTTATTCAGAATAATATAAGCATTAAACAAattgtaataaaataaatatcgtTGCCTTGCCTCCAACACATCTCGCATTGCTTTCACACAGATTAATAGTGGAGTATTGTTTATTCATACAAAAACATAACGGCTTAACTTCCAAATCAAAGTAATCGTGCGTGCTTGATAGTTGATATCTCAACATAATAATTTATTaccaattaaaaattattaaatctttaattgattACATTAATATCTGTCTGACAAATTATGAGATCTATTATATTCTCCCTATTCACCAAAATAGG from Salvia splendens isolate huo1 chromosome 9, SspV2, whole genome shotgun sequence includes:
- the LOC121746925 gene encoding ABC transporter A family member 2-like, with protein sequence MELQRGSRLLWQQYKALLFKNLLLSWRNKRSTFLQLFSSLFFIALLFFIQEAIEARYASSSSFRNNADPEALVAPPIPPCEDKYYSRLPCFDFVWSGNDSARIREIVRRIRANNPGRPIPENKVRDFRTPDETDDWLASNPMQSAGALHFRDRNATVISYGIQTNSTPLAKRGNFEDPTFKFQIPLQIAAEREIARSLVGDASFSWVVSIKEFAHPTLEITSAMLRAGPTFFLAISMFSFVFQISALIMEKELKLRQTMTMMGLYDTAYWLSWFTWEGILTLISSLLTVLFGMMFGFDFFLNNSFAVVFLLFYLFQLSMVGFAFMLSAFIGKSSSSTTVGYFVFIIGLLTQLVTTFGFPYSRDFSKIYQTVWSFFPPNLFAAGLNLLSHASETPQDPGVSWKGRLRCTPGDEECVITINGIYIWLVSTSCLWFILAIYLDNIFPNASGARKSAFYFLVPGYWTGKGGNKSEEGSVCSCVSSIPHLENIHPDDEDVQEEETIVRQQAAGANVDSSIAVQIRGLVKTYAGERSIGCCRCKRTSPYHALKGIWMNFPKDQLFCLLGPNGAGKTTAINCLTGITPVTSGDALIYGNSIRNSTGMSTIRRMIGICPQFDVLWDALSGLEHLYLFANIKGLNPASIESDIEKLLGEVKLTESAKVRAGSYSGGMRRRLSVAMALIGEPKLLIMDEPTTGMDPITRRHVWDVIEGAKRGRAIILTTHSMEEADILGDRIGIMAKGRLRCIGTSIRLKSRFGTGFIANISFVDDVSNSQHVAVKELFKSHLDVTPKEESKSFLTFVIPHEKEKLLKSFFTELQEKEKELGIADIQLGLTTLEEVFLNKAKQVEMESAATEGTFATLMLNSGTSLQVPIGARFIGIPGTESAENGRGVMVQVYWQQDESGSLCISGCSEEMPIPSRVQLQSVSSASRTNASGRPKQIHGMVIDPSQITDSD